In Bacteroidia bacterium, one genomic interval encodes:
- the sucD gene encoding succinate--CoA ligase subunit alpha yields the protein MSVLVNKNSKIIVQGFTGTEGTFHAGQMIEYGTNVVGGVTPGKGGTTHLDKPVFNTVADAVKQTGADVSIIFVPPAFAADAIMEAAQAGIKIIVAITEGIPTKDMIQVRDYLRDKEARLIGPNCPGVITAGECKVGIMPGFVFRKGRIGIVSKSGTLTYEAADQVVKAGAGISTAIGIGGDPIIGTTTKEAVELFMNDPETDGIIMIGEIGGNLEAEAARWVKNNNKKPVVGFIAGQTAPPGRRMGHAGAIVGGADDTAAAKMKIMTECGIHVVASPAEIGETMVRVLSKVTA from the coding sequence ATGAGCGTTTTAGTCAATAAAAATTCAAAAATAATAGTTCAGGGATTTACCGGAACAGAAGGCACTTTTCATGCAGGACAAATGATAGAGTATGGAACCAATGTTGTAGGTGGTGTAACTCCCGGCAAAGGTGGAACCACTCACTTAGATAAACCTGTATTTAATACCGTTGCCGATGCTGTAAAACAAACCGGTGCTGATGTAAGCATCATTTTTGTACCTCCGGCTTTTGCTGCCGATGCAATTATGGAGGCTGCACAGGCTGGCATAAAAATAATTGTAGCCATAACAGAAGGAATACCTACAAAAGATATGATACAAGTGCGCGACTATCTGCGCGACAAAGAAGCTCGTCTCATTGGTCCAAACTGCCCCGGGGTAATAACTGCCGGTGAATGTAAGGTTGGTATCATGCCTGGTTTTGTCTTCAGGAAAGGACGCATTGGTATAGTTTCTAAATCGGGAACACTGACATACGAAGCTGCCGATCAGGTTGTAAAAGCAGGTGCAGGCATTTCTACTGCTATTGGCATTGGTGGAGACCCTATTATTGGAACCACCACCAAAGAAGCAGTTGAGCTTTTTATGAATGACCCGGAAACCGATGGAATCATCATGATAGGTGAAATTGGGGGTAACCTTGAGGCAGAAGCTGCAAGATGGGTTAAAAACAACAATAAAAAACCAGTCGTTGGTTTCATTGCTGGACAAACTGCTCCTCCCGGTCGTAGAATGGGACATGCCGGAGCCATAGTTGGTGGCGCTGACGATACTGCCGCGGCTAAAATGAAAATCATGACTGAATGTGGCATTCACGTTGTTGCATCCCCTGCAGAAATTGGTGAAACCATGGTGCGTGTACTCAGTAAAGTAACTGCATAA
- a CDS encoding SDR family oxidoreductase gives MYNLLKGKRGIIFGALDENSIAWKTAQRAHQEGAMFTLTNAPVAMRMGEINKLAAECNAQVIAADATSIEDLENLFTKSMEILGGKLDFVLHSIGMSPNVRKGKHYTALDYDFFHKTLDVSALSLHKTLQTALKLDALNEWSSVVALTYIAAQRVFPHYNDMGDAKSLLESITRSFGYHYGMAKKVRINTISQSPTATTAGSGIKGFNAFYNYADVMSPLGNASADECANYTVMMFSDFTRKVTMQNLFHDGGFSFTGVSLNAMEKFMEP, from the coding sequence ATGTACAATTTGTTAAAAGGAAAACGGGGAATCATTTTTGGTGCATTGGACGAAAACTCTATTGCTTGGAAAACCGCACAACGTGCACATCAGGAAGGAGCAATGTTTACACTAACCAATGCTCCTGTTGCAATGCGGATGGGCGAAATAAACAAACTTGCCGCTGAATGTAATGCACAAGTCATAGCAGCAGATGCAACTTCTATTGAAGACCTCGAAAACCTGTTTACCAAATCAATGGAAATTTTAGGCGGTAAACTCGACTTTGTTTTACATAGCATTGGCATGTCGCCCAATGTCCGTAAAGGAAAACATTACACAGCACTTGACTACGATTTTTTTCATAAAACATTAGATGTTTCTGCCTTAAGTTTGCATAAAACATTGCAAACTGCGTTAAAACTTGATGCACTGAATGAGTGGAGTAGTGTAGTTGCACTCACCTATATAGCAGCGCAACGTGTTTTCCCTCACTACAACGATATGGGCGATGCAAAATCACTTTTAGAAAGCATCACGCGTAGTTTTGGGTATCACTATGGCATGGCAAAAAAAGTCAGGATAAACACCATTTCTCAGTCACCCACTGCCACCACTGCCGGTAGCGGTATAAAAGGGTTTAATGCATTTTATAATTATGCCGATGTCATGTCGCCTCTTGGCAATGCCTCTGCCGATGAATGCGCAAACTATACTGTTATGATGTTTTCTGATTTCACTCGAAAGGTTACCATGCAAAATCTTTTTCATGATGGGGGTTTTTCTTTCACAGGTGTCAGCCTCAATGCAATGGAAAAATTTATGGAGCCATAG
- a CDS encoding cytochrome c peroxidase: protein MRFKKSTWIVASTILGIVALLQWSFITVKENEYQQQALEVYLSKTAQDFSGEIEKLKSLADSEKINTRQLVEQFKACRIAYKKLEGFTGYYFAYTERDLNGPPIPMVEEEPQSKYVRPPHGLQVIEEIITEKPLNKLHLREELNHTLKLAAKLSLSFKTLKPYDYQLFEIMQLRLVKIYTLGINNFDCQIIKTGIAETKAALLSISNILNISYRNADFSMVNNSIDAAVSFLDRQQLSVNKGMEFDYFSFYRNYVVPINLSLIKARKSILNFDPQNIRALNLDAATLFEKEAYNTYFFTKMQRSNTGDMLPFLGKLLFFDPILSVNNSVSCASCHKPNMAYTDGLPKSYGFLKNDTLPRNTPTILNAALQRNLFMDASVLVLEDQAKTVVQNEREMHGDFKVVVAKLNQSSAYKKIFSQAFAGTKDTAISEEGILKALAEFQRTQLSFDSPFDKAIRSEGTLEQPVIDGYNIFMGKAKCGHCHFAGLFNGTTPPQYRESEFDIIGVPSTNKRPYKLDGDLGRYNVFKNDELKYAFKTTTVRNIAVTAPYMHNGVYKTLEEVIDFYDKGGGAGLGIHIPNQTLPDEKLKLNKEEKKKLILFLQSLTDTSVVVHFSGQLPAIDDVASPLNKRIAGGTE from the coding sequence ATGCGATTTAAGAAAAGCACATGGATAGTAGCTTCAACAATTCTTGGCATAGTAGCATTGCTGCAGTGGTCATTTATTACTGTTAAAGAGAACGAATATCAGCAACAGGCATTAGAGGTTTACCTCTCAAAAACTGCTCAAGATTTCTCTGGCGAAATCGAAAAACTTAAATCCCTTGCTGACAGCGAAAAAATAAACACTCGTCAGTTAGTTGAACAATTTAAAGCCTGTCGTATTGCCTATAAAAAACTTGAAGGTTTCACCGGATATTATTTTGCTTATACAGAGCGCGACCTCAACGGCCCACCAATTCCAATGGTTGAAGAAGAACCGCAAAGTAAATATGTACGTCCGCCACATGGATTGCAGGTAATTGAAGAAATTATTACCGAAAAGCCATTGAATAAATTGCATCTGCGCGAAGAGTTAAATCACACACTTAAACTTGCAGCAAAACTGTCGCTGTCGTTCAAAACATTAAAGCCCTACGACTATCAGTTGTTTGAAATTATGCAACTACGTCTTGTGAAAATTTACACGCTGGGTATAAACAATTTCGACTGTCAAATTATAAAAACAGGAATTGCGGAAACAAAAGCAGCACTTCTTTCTATCAGTAACATTCTTAATATCTCTTATCGCAATGCCGATTTCTCCATGGTCAACAACAGCATTGACGCTGCAGTTTCATTTCTCGACCGTCAGCAGCTTAGCGTAAACAAAGGCATGGAGTTTGACTATTTTTCATTTTATCGTAACTATGTTGTACCTATAAACCTATCACTCATCAAAGCAAGAAAAAGTATTTTGAATTTTGACCCTCAAAATATCAGAGCATTAAATCTTGATGCAGCAACCCTTTTTGAGAAAGAAGCATACAACACCTATTTTTTTACAAAAATGCAACGCAGTAATACTGGCGACATGCTTCCTTTTCTTGGCAAACTTTTATTCTTTGATCCCATTCTTTCGGTCAACAATTCGGTGTCATGTGCATCGTGCCATAAACCAAATATGGCATATACCGATGGACTTCCAAAATCTTACGGTTTTTTAAAGAACGATACATTGCCAAGAAACACACCAACCATACTCAATGCTGCCTTGCAGCGCAATTTATTTATGGATGCCAGCGTATTGGTTCTCGAAGATCAGGCAAAAACTGTTGTTCAAAATGAGAGAGAGATGCACGGTGATTTTAAAGTAGTTGTAGCCAAACTCAATCAATCATCAGCTTACAAAAAAATATTCAGTCAGGCCTTTGCCGGAACAAAAGATACAGCCATCAGCGAAGAAGGAATTCTAAAAGCATTGGCAGAATTTCAACGCACACAGTTGTCTTTCGATTCACCATTCGATAAAGCCATTCGCAGTGAAGGTACGTTAGAACAACCTGTCATTGACGGTTACAATATTTTTATGGGTAAGGCCAAATGCGGACACTGTCATTTTGCAGGCCTCTTTAATGGTACAACACCACCGCAGTACAGAGAGAGTGAGTTTGATATTATTGGTGTACCATCAACCAACAAACGACCCTATAAACTAGACGGGGATCTTGGCCGCTACAATGTTTTTAAAAATGATGAACTTAAATATGCATTCAAGACAACTACGGTCAGAAATATTGCTGTCACAGCACCCTATATGCACAATGGTGTTTATAAAACACTCGAAGAGGTTATAGATTTTTATGACAAAGGTGGTGGGGCAGGACTGGGTATTCACATTCCGAATCAAACCCTGCCCGATGAAAAGCTAAAACTCAACAAGGAAGAGAAGAAAAAATTAATATTGTTTCTGCAATCACTCACAGATACTTCTGTCGTTGTGCACTTTAGCGGACAGTTGCCTGCTATTGACGATGTCGCCTCGCCATTGAATAAACGTATTGCAGGTGGCACAGAATAA
- a CDS encoding M43 family zinc metalloprotease, with amino-acid sequence MFLRRFFLICFLLLNYFVNAQTERCGTQVYLEQWLAENPQLRKAYEHEQANAIARTESNKTMTATITIPVVFHVVYNTAEQNIPDDRILEQLDVLNNDYSRLNQDGQSTPSPFLGVSAAANIQFCLAKRDPNNKPTTGIIRKQTTTQSFSTGDDVKKTATGGAKGWSKSKYLNIWICNLTGNLLGYATMPGTANDTLDGVVVSYSTIGGPDNVGVHPTYNLGRTLTHEVGHWLNLIHIWGDDGGTCTGTDNVADTPNQASEHFGTPNFPTISCSNNPDGDMFMNFLDYTDDYAMNIFTAGQSLRMQDALNNSRAALLTSKGCMDTTTTIDVALQNIINVETIYCQGSITPSVVIKNKGVGTISALTFSVKLDDNAAVNKNWTGSLVAGATTTVVLDMLTVPIGTHYLNVSATLSGDGNLSNNIIVKRITITGATALPYNQDFEAKRFPADNWLVLNADNDATFMRSRLASINGSSSLWFYAPLQTAAGRKDIVQLEPFDLTTLAEPVLAFDVASLNDNSISTKASLKILASTDCGSSFNQIFEKTGTALTTAEGSASNVFIPGADQWRKDSVNLKALNSFNNVILRFEYTSGNANALFIDNLQIDRLGVIYPDASNVNVSVYGQSIYGVLDFSVLLLKTVDFRVDIFDVAGRKVFTKSYNGSAVSDQLSLHQLGAGVYFFRVTSGNDSKSVKIFFR; translated from the coding sequence ATGTTTTTAAGAAGATTTTTTTTAATCTGTTTTTTACTATTAAATTACTTCGTTAATGCACAAACCGAACGTTGCGGAACACAAGTTTATTTAGAACAATGGCTTGCAGAAAACCCGCAGTTACGAAAAGCCTATGAGCATGAGCAGGCAAATGCTATTGCAAGAACAGAGAGTAACAAAACCATGACTGCAACTATCACAATTCCTGTGGTTTTTCATGTAGTATATAATACTGCAGAGCAAAATATTCCGGACGATAGAATATTAGAGCAACTTGATGTTCTTAACAACGATTACAGTCGTTTAAATCAGGATGGACAGAGTACACCATCACCATTTTTAGGTGTTTCAGCAGCTGCCAACATTCAATTTTGCTTAGCTAAGCGTGATCCAAATAACAAGCCTACAACAGGTATCATTAGAAAACAAACAACCACGCAATCGTTCAGTACGGGTGATGATGTGAAAAAAACAGCAACAGGTGGTGCTAAAGGATGGTCAAAAAGTAAATATCTGAACATCTGGATTTGTAATCTTACAGGCAATCTGCTTGGCTATGCAACCATGCCCGGTACAGCAAACGATACACTTGATGGTGTTGTTGTAAGTTATTCAACAATTGGCGGTCCTGACAATGTTGGTGTGCATCCAACCTATAACTTAGGTCGTACGCTGACACATGAAGTTGGACACTGGTTGAATCTAATACATATATGGGGTGATGATGGCGGCACATGCACCGGCACAGATAATGTTGCAGACACACCCAATCAGGCATCAGAGCATTTTGGCACACCAAATTTTCCAACTATCAGTTGCAGCAACAATCCCGATGGGGATATGTTCATGAACTTTCTTGACTACACTGACGACTATGCTATGAATATTTTTACCGCAGGTCAGTCGTTGCGTATGCAGGATGCATTAAATAACAGCAGAGCTGCATTACTTACCTCAAAAGGATGTATGGACACGACTACTACAATTGATGTGGCATTACAAAATATTATTAATGTTGAAACCATATATTGTCAGGGCAGCATTACGCCTTCGGTAGTAATTAAAAACAAAGGAGTGGGAACTATTAGCGCTCTTACATTTTCTGTTAAGCTTGATGATAATGCAGCAGTAAACAAAAACTGGACAGGTAGTTTGGTTGCAGGAGCTACTACAACAGTTGTTTTAGATATGTTGACAGTTCCAATAGGAACACATTATCTGAATGTAAGTGCTACCCTTAGTGGCGATGGCAATTTGTCAAACAATATCATTGTAAAAAGAATTACCATTACAGGTGCCACTGCCCTACCCTACAATCAGGATTTTGAAGCAAAAAGATTTCCTGCTGACAACTGGTTGGTGTTGAATGCTGACAATGATGCAACTTTTATGCGAAGCAGGTTGGCCTCAATTAATGGCAGTTCTTCACTTTGGTTTTATGCACCATTGCAAACAGCAGCAGGAAGAAAAGATATTGTACAATTAGAGCCATTTGATTTGACTACACTAGCAGAACCAGTCCTTGCTTTTGATGTAGCCTCCTTGAACGACAACAGCATTAGCACAAAAGCTAGCTTAAAAATATTGGCATCAACAGATTGTGGTAGTTCATTTAATCAGATTTTTGAGAAAACAGGAACGGCACTTACAACAGCCGAAGGCAGTGCGTCAAATGTATTTATTCCTGGTGCTGACCAATGGCGTAAAGATTCTGTTAATCTGAAAGCATTGAATAGTTTTAATAATGTGATTTTACGATTTGAATATACTTCGGGTAATGCCAATGCTCTTTTTATAGATAATCTGCAAATTGATCGTCTTGGCGTTATTTATCCTGATGCTTCGAATGTGAATGTGAGTGTTTATGGACAAAGTATATACGGTGTTCTTGACTTTAGTGTGCTGCTTCTAAAGACCGTAGATTTCAGAGTGGATATTTTTGATGTTGCAGGAAGAAAAGTTTTTACAAAATCATATAACGGCAGTGCTGTTTCTGACCAATTGAGTTTACATCAGTTAGGTGCAGGTGTTTATTTTTTCAGAGTCACATCAGGAAATGATTCTAAGTCGGTAAAAATATTTTTTAGATAG